The following nucleotide sequence is from Chrysemys picta bellii isolate R12L10 unplaced genomic scaffold, ASM1138683v2 scaf117, whole genome shotgun sequence.
GATTTGGTTAGTTTCTGTCCGTGATTGCACTGTGAGCAGGATTTCCCAGAACTTTGTACCATGACACCCAGATCCCTGTCCTGAGTTCATACAGTGAAATTAGAACCTTGCTAGGTGTTTGTTGAGTACAAGTTTTTCTGACCAGTGGGCATACACCTTTCAGTTATTGACATCCAAGTTCATCTGCCATCATGCTACCCATTCACCTGGCTTGGTTAGCTCCCTCTGAGGACTTCTCTGGATTTGAGTATGACCTAAATAAGGTGGTGCCATCtgtaaatgttgccacctcacttctCACTCCCCTTTCTAGAGTGTtaataactataaaatatttacaGTACTATTTGTTATAAAGTGTGTAACCTCCCTCATTCTGCTTCTATCCATTCACAGGCACCTTGAGAGTTTATGAGCCTGATCGATGCATTATCCAAGTCATGGCAGTTTTCAACCTCACACCTTCTGATCCTTCATCATTTATCCTAATGGGCATCCCTGGCCTGGAAGCTGCCCACATCTGGATTTCAATCCCTTTCTCTACGTCCTACATTATCAGCCTGTTGGGAAATTTCACGGTTCTGTTTGTTGTGGGcaaagagcagaccctgcacaagccgatgtatctgctgctctgcatgctggcgcTCACAGACATCAGCACGTCAACCTCAGTTGTGCTGaaggcactgtgtatattttggttcaatttggAAATTATTACTTTGGGTGGATGTCTCACCCAGATGTTCTTCTTTCATGCGGGTACTGTGATGCACTCAGCCATCCTCGTCACAATGGCCTTTGATCGCTATGTTGCCATATGTAACCCTCTGAGATATGCCACCATCCTCACCAATGCACGAATAGCTAAGCTAGGGCTAGTGGGTTTGATAAGAGCTGTTCTCttagctctgcccctgcccctgcttctgaGTAGGCATCCATTCTGTGCCAACCGCATTATCCCCCACACGTACTGCGACCACATGGCTGTGGCAAAGATGTCATGTGGGGACATCACAGTCAACAGGATGTATGGCTTGGTGATACCATTTGTAGTCAATGGGTCAGACCTGACACTCATTGCCCTGTCCTATGGCCTGATCATCAGGGCTGTTCTCAGAATCTCCTCCAAGAAAGCACATCAGAAAGCCCTCCacacctgcacagcccacatctgtgtgatgctgaTTTCTTATCCTCCCTTCTTCTTCTCCACTCTGACATACCGGTTCGGTCAGGGCATCGCTCCCCACATTCACATCATTTTGGCTAACCTctatttcctcctccccaccatgcTCAACCCTATTATTTATGGGGCCAAAACCAAAGAGCTTCGTGAGAAAATGGGCAAATACACCTGCAGAATGTGTTCGCTCGGGGGCCACTGACTTTAACCTGCGTGACTGAAGGGGGAAAGGAAACTTCCTTATCATACAAGGGCACTCTTTCCCAATTTGGCTGAGCTCATCATTGTGGAAGCTGAGAGTCTGAGAAGCACCTCACACCTCACATCTTATCACTCTGTCACCAAGTACTGCTCTCTCCATTTCTGAGTTCCCTCTTTCTCACCATCACCTGATCTTTTTCAGTGTCATccatccacctccacctccacacACCCGATCCCTTGGCCTTTCAGTGACTTCCAGACCACTAGAAGATACTGCATCTTTCTGAAGCAAGGTGGCTTTCCATTAGACCTTGTGTGAACAGACTTTTTGATCAGTTTGACAAACTGAAGCCATGTCATTTACTAAATACCGTTCCAGATGTcaggtaaatatctgggatgttctaaacctatttcttatgtctgtgtgtgcttcagTCTAATAAACTGCACTGTTAGACAAGAGCGTGCTTACTTTCATTTAATCCTTATCAGACAGAACTGCTGTGTTTCCATTGATTTAGTCCTAACACTGCCTGATGCAAAATAGTTAAGTTGCCCGGGATGGGGATTCTGAATAACTTGGGTAATGGATTGCTGTGTTAAACTATGACATCGCCTTTGAGTCCAATAACTTACTGCTTTGCATAATCGATTTTGGAGTCGCTTTCAACTGGAACTTTCAAAATACACACTAGTCATTCCCAATACTGTGTTGATCTTTCAGAAATTGATACAGAAAAGTATCATACTCCCTGGAACCCAAATTAGGCTCCCATGCATCTCTGATGAAAGCATGGGGGAGGGACTGAAGCCCGAACAAAAGAAACAGATGTAGCAGTTGTTTGATTCCTTTACAGCTGTGTTCTCACTTCAGCAGGGCACACCTACCTAGAATATCACTATACTGAAATGGCCCCAGGGCAACAGACCAGGAAAACTCCATGGCTGTTCCCTTGTAAAATGTGGGATATCACGTGGGAACTCCAGGTGTTTTGGCCATGGGCATGGTGAAGGAATCAAACAGTGAGTGGAGAAGTCCCATGGTTCTAGTTCTGACACACAATAGCAGAATCCGTTTCTGTATCCGTTACCCGATGCAGACAGTTGCTGAACTATTAGAACAGTTTGGAGTTGCTAGACATATATCTACTTTAGGCTTCACAAAGGGATACTGGCAAGTAACTTTTGATGCCAGAATCTGGGAGAAGAAAGCCTTTTCCATCCCCTTCAGATTGCATCAATTCAGGATCACATGATTTTTCCTCCACAGGGTGGCAGTGACTTTTCAGAGGCAATGGATTAAATATTACAACTGCATGGGTGGTATGCAGCAATATGCTTCTACGATCAATTGAAAATGGTTTTTGGTCCAGTATCTTGTGGCAGCATTCCCACATTTAGTGCAGATAGCAGTACACTGAACACAGAAAAGAAAGCCATCGTCAATTGCTAAGTTGAACAGTCTGCAATACTCACTTTGCCCTGACAATCTGACCCCCCTGTTATTAGTGAATATTCTCTTCAATCCCTGGGGAGGCTGTCAAGCTGAAGTTCTCCAGGGTCTATTTTCTGCTCTTCCCACTGCTCACGGAGCCGAAGGAATTGTACGGGAGTCCTGGCCAATTTGAGAGTCCAGAGGGACTGTACAGGCAAATCATAAAGGTCGCTGTCCAGCACGGCATTTCTCAGACATGTCAGATTCCTACACTGATTCTCAGGCTCTGCCTTCCTGTCACCGTAAGGAGATTTCCTCTGTGTGCTAAGCAGGATTGCGGTGAGTTGCCTGTTTCTGCCATAAAGTTAGTGCTGAGGGCTCAGGAAGGGTTCCAGGGTTCAAGTCAAGAACCATATGGGCAGGAATTCAGGAGCACGGTGACTTGAACTGTTTAGTATTGTCAGAAACATCAAGGGATTTACCTGGTAAAATTGGAACTACAAATGTATTGGAAATAGTTTAGACGCATATTTGCTTTTAACATCAGTTTCTTGTCTCTTACTGTGTCCTTCTAGCCGTCTCAGTAGGTTCTTTGTTTGGGTGGTATGGTTTTTCTTCTGGTTGGCCCATGTTTTCCAATTCAGTAACTTCACTGCCCTGTTATGAAATACAGCTAAAGCCTCTGCAGTGggtatctgtgttaccagaggGTTCACAACAAGAATGAGTCACacactggccagattctgctctcacattctGCCTATAGTGGGTCACTCCAGATTGAcactggcctccctgagagcaaaATCAGGGCCCTTGTGTTTTGGAATCCCCATCTTTCATGCCTGGTCTCAGAACGCCACAGAAACTGGGGGTTTCCTTCAGACTCTTTGAGCAGCCTAACAGAATAGCACTCTCTGCTGCAGGACTGGAAGCCGTGATTTTCACAGCCGGTAGCCGAAAGTTAAACATTAAGGGTGAAATCTTGCACCTACTTAGATCAATGGCAAACTCCCAAcatggtcaggatttcaccctaaatctACATGTAGGGacttaaataaatggcctgatttacaCCGACCATGAGCCTCCAGTGAGTTCAACTGGCGTCGTCCTGTGGCCTCAAAGGCCGGGTGAGCTCATTGAGACCAAAGAAGATCTGACAGGAGACTTGCTGATATCTCACACTCACAGGGTTAGAGGTTCAGAACAATCAGGATGacatttttttgtggggggagatgGGTCTGTTCTCTATGTGCCCCTTCATCTCTGGTTCTGACGAGGATGAGAAGCACCAAAAGGCTTAGAGGAAACCAGGTGGTGTTGGAAATCTCACCGGGGCAGGTCCCAGAacctacagtgtgtgtgtgtgtgggggggctggaggacaGACGGACAGACACGCAGTATCCAAATCACAGTGTTACGGAGTCCTGAAACCAGTCGAAATAGGGAATGGACATCCTGCCTAATGcacagaccaaagaggcaaatgaggccttctggggcaggggggtgtctCAGACTGTAACATAATATGGATCACACTGTAGCAGATTGTCTCTGACACCATCCGCCATCCGGGCCATTCCTCTTCCCATGAGCTACCCCACTACAGCCTCATGGTAACATCAGAATTTCCAACACGGAAAAGCAGCCTCAGGAAGGGGTGTCTGGGTTTCCAACGGGCTGCAATACATTAAAACTTTGTGTCTTTTGAGGAAGTTACTCATGCTGGCTCATTTTAGTCTCCacatcctctctccctcctgctgggcctgttgctgtctccttccctgcacagcctgagctgctgctgggttCCCTTCACCTCTGGGGAGGCAGTTCAGGCCGATCTCCCCCTTTTCCTCGGTGCAGGCAGACACTGAGTTTAACCTCGTCTGAGGAGATATTTCTGTGAGCTGTCATTGTGGGGTCTGGCACATGGTTTTGGTCCTGGATGAGGGGTATAACTGTGTAGCAGGGCTGGAAGAGCTGGGTTTGGGGAACATACATGGAAAGGCATGCAGTGCTGGAGTTCTGTTGCAGGTAGGGGGTGTACACAGACAGGCAGGCAGTCCTGGGGATTGTGGGGTCAGGCAGGGGAGTGTACACAAACTGGTGAGTAAACACTGGGTGTTGTGGGCCTGGGAGCAGGGTGTACATGGACAGGCGGGCAGCGCTggaggttgtggggaagggaggaggtgtACACAAACAGGTGAGAAAATACTGGTGGTTgttggagcagggagcggggtgtaCGTGGACAGGTGGGCAGCGCTGTGGGCTGTGGGTCAGGCAGGGAGTAAATGGATAGACAGACAGCACTGGTACCTGTGAGTACACAAAGC
It contains:
- the LOC103307179 gene encoding olfactory receptor 52P1-like, with the translated sequence MAVFNLTPSDPSSFILMGIPGLEAAHIWISIPFSTSYIISLLGNFTVLFVVGKEQTLHKPMYLLLCMLALTDISTSTSVVLKALCIFWFNLEIITLGGCLTQMFFFHAGTVMHSAILVTMAFDRYVAICNPLRYATILTNARIAKLGLVGLIRAVLLALPLPLLLSRHPFCANRIIPHTYCDHMAVAKMSCGDITVNRMYGLVIPFVVNGSDLTLIALSYGLIIRAVLRISSKKAHQKALHTCTAHICVMLISYPPFFFSTLTYRFGQGIAPHIHIILANLYFLLPTMLNPIIYGAKTKELREKMGKYTCRMCSLGGH